The Pieris napi chromosome 9, ilPieNapi1.2, whole genome shotgun sequence genomic sequence ATAGTCTGATTGAACAGAGTAAGAGCGCGAAGTTGAAGGCGATGGTGACATTGATGGCGTTGTAGGTTGGTCTGTGAAGTATCCTGGACGAACATTTTGATAACGAAGAGGCTGAGTAGTATTATTGGTATCAAAATTCATCGAACCCATTCTCATTTCTGCTTCATAGACAATATTCTGGATTTGATGTTGTACTGTACACATCGTGTATTGATCCATCTTCCTCAACTTGCTACTTATATAGTCTGCAAATATAGCAGCATCATCGCGTGGCCTTGCATTAGACGTAATCTCCCTCAGTAATTGCAAAGCATCATCAACTTCAGGTTCTCTCTCTAAATTTCGCTTTCGTGAAGTCCTTTTAGTCTGGGGAGTGATATTATCTTGAGAAGActgaaaataaaaaggaaatcttataaataattgcaaACAAGCTTCAACATTATACTTTGAATATATCTAATCAGTATGTAAATCcctactgtatatatatattttccgctacttattatttacgtttctcatcgtttaaaccttccctgaACTTCTACAAATATTTCGGGATGaaaattagccaaatcggtacagccgttctcgagtttgAGCGAGACTAACGAACAgcaattgatttttattgtatatagacTAGCTTTCCGCCCGCGGCTTCGCCCGCGTGATTTAGTTTTTCCTGTTCCCGCTCCCCTACACTACCTCTACACTACCCTTACACTAGCCCTACACTATCTCTACACTACCCCTACACTACCACTACGCTACCTACCCGCTGTAAATAAACCTGTGtcttataatgtaataattcttattccatattattatattacttaatcTTTGGTTTCCGTTGCTTAGCAACCGTTTGTTATAACTTATTCCCGAGCGCTTATTCCCGAATAATTCGCATTTGGTGATAGTCTAAGATCCCACTGCAGGATTGGTGTGGTTATCgactttttgtttaaaaccaaatttttatgtttatttataattaagagaatatatatttactagggtgcctatcaaaatttggccgccattatttttaattgatttttggtaaaaaatttcgtttatttatttttttaataaaataacgtctgcatcacggtaattaatatgaagattCTAAAAAATCACGGGTGCCGTTGCGCACCTGGCCGCACCTCTTTgcagccaggtgtaaacaggtatgatttcgatcaatttatacgtttatgacctatttttattaattatatgtcaaattgaagctaatttttttctattaattatcatataaagttGCTTAATTAAATCTGGCCGCAAATAAGGGTTACTGgctgttaaagataataaatatttaaggtagagTGAAAGAGAGTTAGCGCGTAACATCATTTGTCAGACGAGGACAGCGATTGTCGGCTGTGCGACGCTTTTAAGCTTTAAGGTgatatgatatttatatttttttttacgacgAAACAATAACATTAGCGAGCACTTTTGGaatgatacattattaaagtCGAGTACATTGCTTTTTTCGTTACAGAAAAAACACGACTTCatctttatcaattttattttacgttaattaataaaaacattaactaACATTCGACGCATGCGCAATGGCTTAAAAGCGTCGCACAGCCGGCAATCGCTGTCCTCGTCTGACAGACTGTAGACGGTAGACTCTTTCActctaccttaaatatttattatctttaacagcCAGTAACCCTTATTTGCggctaaatttaattaagcaactttataatatgataattaatagaaaaaaatagcttcaatttgacatataattaataaaaattggttataaacgtataaatttatcgaaatcatacctgtttacacctggctgcAAAGAGGTGCGGCCAGGTGCGCAACGGCAACCGGGATTTTTTAGAATCTTCATATTAATCACCGTGATGtagacgttattttatttaaaaaataaataaacgaaattttttaccaaaaatcaattaaaaataatggcggccaaattttgataggcaccctagtaaatatatattctcttaattataaataaccataaaaatttggttttaaacaaaaagtcGATGAGCACACCAATCCTGCAGCGGGATCTCGTACTATGAGCGTTATGCCGACTACATAAGGTTCAAATACGAGAGTATGCTCGCCCGCGCTCCGTGGTATTATGTATGGTTACCGGGTTGTAGGTAGTAGGTATCTAATATTAATACGCGAAGCAAAAACTTTGTAacgaaaatattacttaatgaaatatgtaggtacttattttaaattaattatggtcGAATTTCGACCAACTAGtctacttaattataataagaattTGATGGGTACTTACACTAGGTGTGTGGCTGTTGACGGTTGGTACCGGTGCATTCTTGTCATTAAGAAATGATAACGCCTTATAAGCAAACCATTTCGGCAATTGAACATCATCCCGTCCAGATCCACTCCTTTTAGATTCTTCATATTTGCGTTTTTCTCGAAAATAATGGCTGGATAAATTCTTCAGTTTTCTCTCAATTTCTGATGATGCTATGTAAAACACAGAAGCAATATCCCTAATCGTATCATTTCTTTTGTTGCGATTCTTGAAATCCATGTGCCTTGGGTTCCACAATAGTTCATTTTCTTGAtacttttctattaataaaagtacTGCACTATCATCCCAGTTAAATTCTGTCATTtcgttatttttatgaaatgaaCAACACTACCACTCGGTATCAAAGCCGCAAGCAAACTGCCGCCGGCAACCTAAAGCCGCGAGTGCCGCAGGTAAAGAATGCATGTGCCGGCGGCATGGCCGGCGGCCTGGCCGCCGGCCGTGCCGCCCGGCATGTGTGGATCCGCCATAAGGAATGCAGTGAATTAATGTGAGCCGAACCGGTTTAACTACGACCTTGTCAAGGCGGTTAGCTTAGAATACACTGATATATAAGCAGTAAGGGACAAGGAATAAAAACGCGATTCTATTTCTAGATttttgaaagaaagaaagagatTTTAGAAATTGAAATCTCATCAGAGACCTAAAATGCTTCCCACTTAAGATTTTAGATTTTCGACATGCACTCGATATGAATGAACCAAgttcatatttaaaacactACTTTTTTGGATGTTcgttacattttataaatatacaattaaaatagtcACTTCATTTACAGCTCCGCCCGCGTCAGTAGTAATTAACGAGATAGGTATTTTTCAGTACATATTATGTCTTGTAGAATTAATTCCCAAGCGAccaaatatacaattaaaattacatagcGAAAAAACAGCAGACACATATACCATATTGTTATCTTAATAAgttgaatgaaaaaaaaattcaaaatcggATGATAGTCTACTAACATACTACATATAACTACTAACATAAAACATAGTCTACTAACATACAACTCAAATGTAGGCTGTGCTGTGTGGTAATATTAAAGCGATAATGGGAACGTAATAGCCTCCGGTATGctttcgttttatttattctacgGTTACGTTATCGtggtttcaaaaatgttaattaccTTTACGTTTTTAGAACAAGGATCtaatatttacacaattaTCTGGTAATTAGAGGTCGTGTTCTGTAATGTTATAATAGAATATTTCCTAATACGCCTAATATACCTAATACTttacgtatttaattttttatgttgttAAAATTGAGGAGAAAACCATTACCCCTGAGAAAGATTATTTGACCAGGAGTCggagaaatttataaaaattatttctactaTTTAACTATTACGAatatgttaaactttatttatttttagcctcatattatttcctaatacaaaaatatctaattatcCTAtgtgttagtaaatattttttttacagttagGAACCCTCTccggtaaaggcctcctccaagtCTTGCCATCTTTCACTATCCCGAGCTATTTGCATCCATTGAGGACCCGCGCTTTTTTTGATATCATCACCCCATCGAGCGTAGGGTCTGCCTCTGTATCGTTTGCCTGGTGGGCCTCTCCATGTAGTTACTGTTTTCGTCCACCTATGATCTGTGAGGCGCGCTACATGACCCGCCACATCCACTTCagttttttatcttatttttatgtgtcTTATCTTGTatacctttttaatatttagcatGCTCCTTTCCATACCTCTTTGacttgtatttatattgttttttgttttatttgtacatTTCCATGTTTGGCATgcattttaaactaaaatattattaatattaatacaagcTCAAATCATGCCGGCGACGTTATGTCTAGTCCACATTCTCTATAATGGGAAAATCGAGCTAGCTACTTTATGCTGTAGTGGATGAACCggttttgatgaattttgttCGCTACTTTGAAATGCAGATATTTTAAGACTGGTGAGaattgttaggttttttttgtaaGGAAATTCCGTTGACACCCCATCAAAAAGATTGAGCAGTTAATCAAGGAAATTAAGAGATTTAGTATTTGTGATATTTCTTGCCTCCTTTCACCTCTATCTCTTCCTTTCTCTTACATTATGTAACACTGATAATAGAAAGCAAAAGAAGCCTTTTTTAAGATTGCTATTGTTAGTATTAAAATTCATTCTATATCATTCACATTTATTCACAGACAATTAAGcaatatttttctgtaaatatCTTATATGATTTATATTCTGCGAAAGCTACTATTATATGTAgataaaatagatatatatagagTAAGcccttattatttttgaagttatacttctttaggcgcgttatgaaaatttgatgagagtgaaattttacgatgcgcgcgcacctatgacacaaaattcggagtgtgattatagcgtgcgcaatctacaaaagaaatagaatataagctaacttcacgcatattctatttcttagcttagcagcttaacaagaattttgaatatccatgacaattgacatctgacattgacatttaccttttaaacaaatataggagtttgaattattgtttaaaataaaagattatctatgtatctagttattttcattatacaagtgcgaattttatatgtgcgtctgaattataatcagaagtgatttaaatttaatatctaaatcaaaactaattaatatgataaaatatttgtgaaaaaactgtgccaaccttcctgagtgcttcaatacaattgaggttaactatccgtaggtattatcgagtattattgttgattaaaactgaaacatgaaccattattcattgcttatgtttattgcgtttgttacagcaacgttttagaaatattctatatatcaataattgagaacaaagatttaagcacgaatactaataaggagaaaatgaaggcttggagcgatataacagagaagtaaacattttaataagtacctgcatctcaaaaaaatgaccacattatttaatcaaaacatgtaatttttcagatttaatctagcaaatataaggacaagagacaaaaaacaattgatgaatcagtggaagtgcactaaattgaatacaaaaaaagagttgtcatcttatcgccgtgaaacatctaaaactggaggtggaacaaagccaccatcaccttctcgagacacaatggatatggcagagatgataccgcaacggtttgaagtagatttcaatgaatttgattgtgatggtgtcgaggtaggaatgttaattataaatatgatgtatggtgatgttcaaggttcaacctttcaagcataggcatatgctcacaacagtactttattcccctacaggtatttagagatattgtaatacctcaaaacatccatgttgcacttgtagtaccgaaactctgtccagccagaagtgagcccattcccacttataatggacagtgggtataatacaccttaatacctgagtgcgaaccactcaccatgatacttaaattaatagatgttatttatatatttcaggatattacaaataaaatcattttggaaacaattgatatcccaaaagccaacaatgacaaggtaataaatcagttttgacataacttgaatactaaaaaagccaaacaaaggtgtgcacaacagtgacaacataacttaacaatttcattattttgtaggattaaagaaaggttaaagaaaatcatgtcgaactgaacaacaagaatccccaaacaactccaaagaaacctacaaggaagacaccggtattatatttaaattatctctatctctaaatagaataaaagaaagttgctattcaggtctgtagcatgtgctacaaattatattattaacacatttatataattatattaatataaatgtgttttaaaaaatttataatatgaattataaaaaaatttaagttttgcatggacagagcttaaattaatattctcttatttgttgcagaaagcaagtagtagtttta encodes the following:
- the LOC125052182 gene encoding uncharacterized protein LOC125052182 yields the protein MTEFNWDDSAVLLLIEKYQENELLWNPRHMDFKNRNKRNDTIRDIASVFYIASSEIERKLKNLSSHYFREKRKYEESKRSGSGRDDVQLPKWFAYKALSFLNDKNAPVPTVNSHTPSSSQDNITPQTKRTSRKRNLEREPEVDDALQLLREITSNARPRDDAAIFADYISSKLRKMDQYTMCTVQHQIQNIVYEAEMRMGSMNFDTNNTTQPLRYQNVRPGYFTDQPTTPSMSPSPSTSRSYSVQSDYEMQNSLDVNTSDSLLQVLENNLTENSVIEKGKLIIDKCS